CATCTCGAGGATAAAATGAGCTGTAGGCTTAAAATCGTACATACAACctatgcgacacgtggtgtgtggCATAAGaagaaatagttataaataacttttaatgtagtttaaaaattacCGATCAGGCACAAGCTAAAGCTAAGTTTCATGTAGTATACGATACGCACCTAGATATTTATGGTACTTATCACAGAATTGCATTCAGTCTATTTTTAAGGGGATAATCCTGTGCTCGGCAATTATTCCGTGAAGATGACCTGCCCTAATTGCCTAGAGTTTATCTACACCAAACTCTACAGCAGACCTACTCGGAGAACTGTGGTGGCCAACGTGGTCTTATCCGTTACTGGGTAACAGAGAGTAAAGTAGAGTACATAACGTCATAATTATTAGAGATCCTATTTATACAATAGgactcatattatattttgaccGATTTTTCATAGTAGATTATTAGAATAGTAGAAGATAATAATCTCTATGTACGATTATTACGATTGTTgatactattttaaaagaaaaattatctgTTTTAACGGTTTGGCAATAAATAGTTGAATTGTATTATATGAGTAAATTAGTGCAAAGGATGCTCAATTTCACTACCTCCTTTTACAAATCTGTTAAGGTTGTTATAAGTGCTACCCATATGATTCTTTTCATATGGGCATTCTAAAATGCTGGAAAGTTATCCATATTTCTAGACTAGAgcaatatatactgtattataaactaataagaatatatagtattatatccTCAGAATTCGAGGTTGTTCTTATTTTCGAGGCAGAAACGTAAATACATCATTATTACTCATCTGATAAAAAGTAAAATCTGACACAAATTAGAGTTAATtttatttgacaaataaaattgaaagattGTGTGATGATTTGTGACAAAGTGATATTGTGTGTTTTTGATAGTTCGTTTCAAAATTCCGCACTTTCCATAAATTATGTTTGAGCACAGGGCTAAAGTTTTACGACCAAATTGAAAACTTTTCGAAGAGTGTCATATAGAGCCAGTTGGTGATGGTGCTTCAATGCCTATTCTGCTTCGACCTGTTCAGCATCACTCCAACGACTCACTAGGTGGAGCAGGATAAGGCTCCAAGTACTCAGTAAGCTGCAAAAGTCACATTGATTTCGGTATCAAAAATAGGACGTACTGAAAGACTGCTTCTTGAAGATTGTTCTAGACCCCTTCGAAGGTTTAATGTTTTTCACTGAAGATGAGGCTGGTTGCTGTAAATCTATTGTTAGCACTGGACCAGTTTCTTTCGACGAGGAAAGTGAGCTTTTACCTGACTTTGTTTAAGACTTTTGGATGGTTAGACTTTTGCTTCAACGAAGGAAGATCCTGATAGTCGTTTCTTTGCCACATGTTTGTAGAGGACACCATGTGTAAGGAAGTGATCACAAAAGAATATTCacatattatttatcttattatcGATGTTCAAGGTTGTTTTGCATCCCGATGTGCTGCCGGCTGTACCACTACTGTGTACATCTTTGCCCGATGTGCTTGATCTACCTAGGTCGCACCAGCCGTCGGTGTATTAAGAAGCGGTGGGTATGTCAGCGTCGGCTTTGGCCCTGCCGCTACGCCAAACCATAGAGATTCATGGTCTGGATACGCTATGGGACAAGAGCAAACTGCCTGTTTTGAGGTCCATGGCAACGAAACTAATCTTTTATGAAgcacacttttattttatattttatgtttatttgaccGACTTTACACCCTTgagtcaaaataataatatacaatttttgaacagtatttatatttcttgtatccacaacataaaaacataaacaatgatATGTGAAATGAAAACAGTAACAGAAAGTAAAACAATCTTCCCCGGCATAAAATTATGGcggtaaataaaaatacagagaAGACTCACGACGACTTTAACGACAGTTCACCTCGGCACTGCGGCAGTACTGTCTCACTTCCACATCACACACCCCCACTTCCACTTCTTTGCACATCACATCTCTCAGTTATGAAAACTATTAAATCGACCGACAGTTATGTCGCTACTCCTACCTCGAAGATCAACACAGAATAAGTTTTCAATGTACGTTTACCGCCCGACACACTGCGGTTTGTGCGGAACGAGCTCTTGATGTTGTGTTGACTGCAGCAGTTGGTACTCCTGTTAATAAGCAACTCTTAGACCAGGTGTTTGAGTGATTTGGTGTGATAACTCTATATCCTCCATATCCTCATATTCTGTCTTCAAATCCGCTTGCTATTGTCATAAAGTATTGATTTCATATAGAAGAGTGACTTGTTTTCTAATTCAACGTTTAGTATAACGTTCAACGGAAGTTATCTTGGCTTGAAAAAGCTTGGAAATAAACGATCTATAAAGTACGGcctttaattaattgtaaagagAACACAGCCGTATGCAATACACATTCCAAGTATTCAAATGTCTCCCCTGAGCTGTATAAGTCCCTCTCTCTCATACAATTTGACAAGAATTACATTTATGTCGTCTTGCTTCGAGTCACTTTACTCATGTATGGTTTGTCAAAACCTTTCATAGtgtagtaaaaattgtattaaataaaaagaagaggaaaaagaaaACTACATAGTATTGTTATACGTTTAACGTTGGCACAGTTCAAAGGCTTTTCAACTGCCAGACCTAGGAACTACCAGGCATCAGTAGCGAATTCTGTTGCCTGGTCGTAATTAATAATATCAGTCTGGGTTTGAACAAAGCTGTTGAGTCAAGCTGAATTACCATTAATGATAAGTGTAGATTGACAGTCCGTGTGATCGCAGAACAAACTTGTATtccatttaatacaaaaacaaatacaaattaccaATTGTCAAAGCATTTCAAAGATAAAAGTTATGTACACTTTAAAAAGAAATGAATAACTTTAGGAAACAATGTTGTTTTGATGTGCCACTTAGCACAATTAgtgataaatttaagaaagtcACCAATTTGTACTTATAAGTacaacttatattttaagtactataaaATGAAAATCTACTAGTAATAAGCTGACATGAAAATACAGTTTTCGTTTTTAACATGAGCATACGGTTTAAAAAGAGAATCTAGTTATTAATAAAGCAACCAACTTTTTACTTTATGAGTAAAAAGTTTCAAATACGTACATCCTTTTTAGTTCGTAAATCCAGTGTTAAATGAATTTTGGGCCTAGCTATTTGAATGATTGTCTAAGCAATGATTCGCTTTACTTTGCTGTTCCAAGAGAAATATTATAGGATCGcttatatattagaaaaatatcagattGATTTCTCGATTAAGACTTACTTAATAGAAAGGATAAATAACTCTATATACAAAATTGTTGGACTGGTAACACCTTTTGacagaaaaatagaaaataactttcaattaattatttgcttaaaattattCATGTACGATGATGATGGATTACTCAGAATTTTATATACGCTACTAAATGTACGAGATTGGAGCTATTGAATTTCATTGCCTCGTTTTGTTACCAAAACATGCAATAGAAATACTCTAGGCATtgatacttgtattttatatagtttactatAGTAATTTAGTCGGtagttagttttattacaaaaatagcaaTTGCATTGATTTAAATCCTCAGTAAGTTCATGTCATCTAGGAGACGCCATTGTTTGCGTTGTGAATCACCCCGGGCACGCTTGTTTTCTTGTATTTGGCATTGGAAATTTCGTTACAAAGATTAGCAGACAATGATTTTTTTGaaatgtcataaatataaaaatctaagtTCTGGTATTATAAACCTAGATTTGTTGCCAAACCTCAAGAATTTAAAGATGCTCAAcgaacgaatggaaaataactACGCAACAGAACACTTGTAAAATATTAGCCTACATTCTTAAACTACGTATAGTGAACATTGACTATGATATTTGTCGTAGGCAGCAAACTATCGGAATAATAGAGACATTATATAGATAAACATTCCATGCTACGCCGCGCCGGTCAGGTAACAGGTTCAGTATGTGCGATTATTGTACCTTAGCAAAGAAAGGGTTGACATTAGTTTAACCAAAAGATgctttatttagtaaaacaattatgCGATTCAAATAAAGAGAGTATATTA
The Homalodisca vitripennis isolate AUS2020 chromosome 1, UT_GWSS_2.1, whole genome shotgun sequence DNA segment above includes these coding regions:
- the LOC124352995 gene encoding uncharacterized protein LOC124352995 — protein: MVEVTDESLMRWIRSSRMQSQDQPYTRAKYFSFIDDTFFDLTPLNISRHNIKGEFYNLWDNPVLGNYSVKMTCPNCLEFIYTKLYSRPTRRTVVANVVLSVTGLFCIPMCCRLYHYCVHLCPMCLIYLGRTSRRCIKKRWVCQRRLWPCRYAKP